Proteins encoded within one genomic window of Malassezia restricta chromosome VII, complete sequence:
- a CDS encoding exosome complex component RRP40: MVVVLPGDVIHEAAPSLQQTKLGPGVLPAPHAPEAPATLSSIHTGALGHIRTQQRTAQAAVPMHGWYVESARRRYVPCEGDRVIGQVTNRGAESFTVTLFSAHHASLPVLAFEGASRRNRPHLEIGALVYARIESAEPWTEPVLSCIDPVHNKADGMGELKVAQEPELSMVWRVSEPLARSLLRPSHTLLPSVSRHFAFEAAIGVNGLVWTRASRAEHVAALGRILAAADEACRQHALAGDASPTSLHKRIGERGELPPDTISQLV, from the coding sequence ATGGTCGTCGTGTTGCCGGGCGATGTGAtccacgaggcggcgccgtccCTGCAGCAGACCAAGCTGGGGCCGGGCGtgctgcctgcgccgcatgcccCGGAAGCACCTGCTACACTGTCGTCCATACACACGGGCGCGCTGGGCCACattcgcacgcagcagcgcacggcgcaggctGCCGTCCCGATGCATGGCTGGTACGTCGAGTCGGCGCGCCGGCGGTACGTGCCGTGCGAGGGTGATCGGGTAATTGGGCAAGTCACGAATCGCGGCGCTGAGTCGTTTACGGTGACGCTGTTTTCCGCGCACCACGCGTCTCTGCCGGTGCTGGCGTTTGAAGGAGCGTCTCGGCGGAATCGGCCGCACCTCGAGATCGGTGCGCTGGTGTatgcgcgcatcgagaGTGCCGAGCCGTGGACGGAGCCTGTGCTGAGCTGCATTGATCCCGTGCACAACAAGGCCGACGGCATGGGCGAGCTCAAAGTCGCTCAGGAGCCGGAGCTATCGATGGTGTGGCGGGTCAGTGAGCCGCTCGCACGAAGCCTGCTGCGCCCAAGCCACACGCTGCTCCCCAGCGTATCGCGGCACTTTGCGTTTGAGGCGGCGATTGGCGTGAATGGCCTCGTGTGgacgcgcgcctcgcgtgccgagcacgtcgcggcCCTGGGCCGCATCTtggccgctgccgacgaggcgtgccgacagcatgcgctggcgggcgatgcatcgccgacgtcgctgcacaagcgcataggcgagcgcggcgagctGCCTCCCGATACCATATCTCAGCTTGTATAG
- a CDS encoding NADH dehydrogenase (ubiquinone) Fe-S protein 4, whose amino-acid sequence MSTMIRSLLYRHTLPMRPSLYRTMHTSLRVGKDSAHQTVPARPAPGEKRDLVAEQVNRISEPTAASVVSDAPNSLHQRYVRIFQPAKPATQSGRAGTRDWRVEFEVLQGSGRWESPLMGWASTADHQQSLSMRFDSLDAAIHFCEKQGWNYLVQQPHKARIPPKSYAANFKYSPGKLRIHHTK is encoded by the exons ATGTCGACGATGATCAGGAGCCTGCTGTACCGTCATACGCTGCCGATGCGGCCCTCGCTGTACCGCACCATGCACACGAGCTTGCGCGTCGGCAAGGACAGTGCGCACCAGACGGTACCTGCCCGCCCGGCACCTGGCGAAAAgcgcgacttggtcgcCGAGCAGGTCAACCGGATCAGTGAGCCCACGGCCGCCTCGGTCGTGAGCGATGCACCCAACTCACTCCACCAGCGCTACGTGCGCATCTTCCAGCCAGCCAAGCCCGCGACGCAGTCTGGACGCGccggcacgcgcgactgGCGCGTCGAGTTCGAGGTCCTTCAGGGCTCGGGCCGCTGGGAAAGCCCCCTCATGGGATGGGCCAGCAC CGCCGACCACCAGCAGTCTCTCTCGATGCGGTTTGATTCGCTCGACGCAGCCATCCACTTTTGCGAGAAGCAGGGCTGGAACTACCTGGTCCAGCAGCCCCACAAGGCGCGCATCCCCCCGAAGAGCTACGCCGCCAACTTCAAGTACTCGCCCGGCAAGCTGCGCATCCACCACACAAAGTAG